A section of the Jannaschia sp. S6380 genome encodes:
- a CDS encoding calcium-binding protein: MNRVFGTDQDDILSGTSGGVFAGGGNDILNVTAQRYAGQIHSYGGSGDDVTNMSFHNILSFSHGHHSRGGSGHDVFNFQSLDEVNDVVVGRIEDFDPSEDELQIDGVELDLYELPENVHVVLHNGVHNDPGTVAQQWLLINTGSGSVFYALEGARIDMDGDGLANFGDHEAHFLPNAPDFSSMTKVDFIDPKNFVPSDLIPDGGVTINDTDVDRDDVLEGIEGSADGDLIAAGLNDDFVDGNRGSDKIWGGSGNDSLNGSAGDDTIEGGTGNDVIRGGNDMDSISGLLGDDVIRGNDGDDEIDGGSGNDFLRGGSGVDRLWGGEGSDELYGDAADDVLHGGSGNDQLRGGAGRDRLEGGSGADVFDFRAGDLVDWGGLEGEEEEKLGQLDLVEDFVVGVDSILFRNHQSIVDRGDLSAFKTYIGNDAHFTIRVRETNERILVDVAEDVNWSDFFNDDNFDFL; this comes from the coding sequence ATGAATAGGGTGTTCGGAACTGATCAGGACGACATTCTTTCCGGTACGTCCGGCGGCGTCTTCGCCGGCGGTGGTAATGATATCCTAAATGTCACAGCTCAGCGCTATGCGGGGCAGATCCACTCTTACGGAGGTTCTGGCGATGACGTTACGAACATGTCGTTTCACAACATCCTGAGTTTTTCGCATGGCCATCATTCGCGCGGCGGTTCGGGTCATGATGTATTCAATTTTCAGAGCCTCGACGAGGTTAACGACGTGGTCGTTGGTCGGATTGAAGACTTCGATCCATCCGAAGATGAACTTCAGATTGATGGAGTGGAATTGGATTTGTACGAACTGCCCGAGAACGTTCACGTAGTTCTGCACAATGGGGTACATAATGACCCGGGGACAGTCGCCCAACAATGGTTGCTAATCAACACGGGGTCCGGCAGCGTTTTTTACGCATTGGAGGGGGCCCGCATCGATATGGACGGAGATGGGCTAGCCAACTTCGGAGATCACGAGGCCCATTTCCTGCCGAATGCTCCTGACTTTTCGTCTATGACGAAAGTTGATTTCATTGATCCAAAGAATTTCGTGCCGTCGGATTTAATCCCAGACGGCGGTGTGACAATCAACGATACCGATGTCGATAGGGATGATGTATTAGAGGGTATCGAGGGGTCGGCGGATGGCGATTTGATCGCTGCGGGCTTGAACGATGATTTCGTAGACGGAAATCGTGGCTCAGATAAGATCTGGGGTGGAAGTGGAAACGATTCATTGAACGGTTCTGCCGGAGATGACACCATCGAGGGGGGGACGGGAAATGATGTGATCCGAGGTGGCAACGACATGGATTCGATCTCTGGGTTATTGGGTGATGATGTGATCCGCGGAAACGATGGCGATGATGAAATTGATGGTGGCTCCGGAAACGATTTTCTGAGAGGCGGCTCTGGAGTCGATCGTCTGTGGGGCGGTGAGGGAAGCGACGAGCTGTATGGCGATGCGGCTGATGATGTGCTTCACGGTGGATCTGGCAATGATCAGTTACGAGGCGGCGCTGGGCGGGACCGACTAGAAGGGGGATCCGGTGCCGATGTGTTCGACTTCAGAGCCGGAGATCTCGTCGACTGGGGTGGTCTTGAAGGAGAGGAAGAAGAAAAGCTAGGACAGTTAGACCTTGTGGAGGATTTCGTCGTCGGTGTCGACAGCATTCTATTTAGGAATCATCAATCGATCGTGGATCGTGGCGACCTCAGCGCGTTTAAAACGTATATAGGTAATGACGCGCATTTCACCATTCGTGTCAGGGAGACTAACGAAAGAATCTTGGTAGACGTTGCTGAAGATGTGAATTGGAGCGATTTCTTCAATGACGATAATTTTGATTTCCTGTAG
- a CDS encoding lysozyme inhibitor LprI family protein, with product MKITLLLSSLLLLLSNPAVAQDPSRLLNLEKCWEGGLPEQLLCFDREFHACDIQLEHLGTGEGRYMCYAETLVQADLHLNRVYARVIEKARQDDVEDGMYFREDILRDAQRKWVSYRDAQSQIGPSWARIMGGFESAIAFEAARITIVQAHTLSELDKRY from the coding sequence ATGAAAATCACCCTTCTTCTTTCTTCACTTCTGCTGTTGCTCTCAAATCCGGCTGTTGCACAAGATCCCTCGCGCCTTCTAAACTTGGAAAAGTGCTGGGAAGGGGGACTTCCGGAGCAACTGCTATGCTTTGATCGAGAGTTTCATGCATGTGACATCCAGCTTGAACATTTGGGGACCGGGGAAGGGAGGTATATGTGCTATGCTGAAACGCTTGTTCAGGCTGATCTCCACTTAAACCGCGTCTATGCTCGTGTAATTGAGAAGGCACGCCAAGATGACGTAGAAGATGGAATGTACTTCCGTGAAGATATATTGCGCGATGCGCAGCGGAAATGGGTTTCATACCGCGATGCTCAAAGCCAAATCGGTCCTAGTTGGGCTAGAATCATGGGTGGCTTCGAGAGCGCCATTGCTTTCGAAGCGGCAAGGATAACCATTGTTCAAGCGCATACTCTTTCAGAGCTCGACAAGCGGTACTAG
- a CDS encoding dimethylsulfoniopropionate demethylase, whose protein sequence is MTTLARSNRVRRTWWTDAVDAAGCTAYTVYNRMMLPASFGGTDVDCAHLKRAVQVWDVACERQVVIAGHDADALMQRLTPRDLSRVRPGRCAYVPICKNDGGMLNDPVAMRVAEDEWWVSLADGELRLWIEGMAAAGGYSVRVFEAETQPLAVQGPLANELTGRVFGAAVRDLPFFGFGRYDFDGIAMIVSRTGYSKQGGFEIFVEEERLAMPLWDALFAVGADLEVRAGCPNLVERIEGGMLSYGNDMTDAETPFEVGLDKYVQRYDCIGGAALKRHVSDRRLMAVEMEGPVPVCDRRWPVMDGERRAGHVTSAADSIEFGCGVAIGMIDRDWAPGAAVTVETQDGPRPARLRENFWA, encoded by the coding sequence ATGACGACGCTCGCCCGCTCCAACCGGGTCCGGCGGACCTGGTGGACCGACGCAGTCGATGCGGCGGGGTGCACGGCCTACACGGTCTATAACCGGATGATGCTTCCGGCGTCCTTCGGCGGCACGGATGTGGATTGCGCGCATCTGAAACGCGCGGTGCAGGTCTGGGACGTGGCGTGCGAAAGGCAGGTCGTCATCGCGGGCCACGATGCCGACGCGCTGATGCAGCGGCTGACGCCGCGCGACCTGAGCCGGGTCAGGCCGGGCCGCTGCGCCTACGTGCCGATCTGCAAGAACGATGGCGGCATGCTCAACGATCCGGTCGCGATGCGCGTGGCCGAGGACGAATGGTGGGTCTCGCTCGCCGACGGGGAGTTGCGCCTATGGATCGAGGGGATGGCGGCGGCGGGCGGCTATTCCGTCCGCGTCTTCGAGGCGGAGACGCAGCCCCTGGCCGTACAGGGGCCGCTGGCCAACGAACTGACCGGCCGGGTTTTCGGCGCGGCCGTCCGCGACCTGCCGTTCTTCGGCTTCGGACGGTACGATTTCGACGGTATCGCGATGATCGTCAGCCGGACGGGATATTCCAAGCAGGGTGGCTTCGAGATCTTCGTCGAGGAGGAACGGCTTGCAATGCCGCTCTGGGACGCTTTGTTCGCGGTCGGCGCCGACCTGGAGGTGCGGGCGGGCTGCCCCAACCTGGTCGAGCGGATCGAGGGCGGTATGCTGAGCTACGGCAACGACATGACCGACGCCGAGACGCCGTTCGAGGTCGGCCTCGACAAATATGTCCAGCGCTATGATTGCATCGGGGGCGCCGCGCTCAAGCGGCATGTCTCGGACCGGCGGCTGATGGCGGTCGAGATGGAGGGGCCGGTCCCCGTCTGCGACCGCCGCTGGCCGGTGATGGATGGCGAGCGTCGGGCCGGTCACGTGACCTCGGCCGCGGATTCGATCGAGTTCGGCTGCGGCGTGGCGATCGGCATGATCGACCGCGACTGGGCGCCCGGAGCCGCGGTCACGGTCGAGACGCAGGACGGGCCGCGCCCGGCGCGCCTGCGCGAGAATTTCTGGGCATGA
- the fumC gene encoding class II fumarate hydratase, whose amino-acid sequence MTDTRTETDSFGPLEVPADKYWGAQTQRSIRNFPIGWERQPTAIVRALGVIKKAAAAVNVDFGDLDGERGAAIRQAAQEVVDGKFDDNFPLVVWQTGSGTQSNMNANEVIANRAIEIMGGEIGSKDPVHPNDHCNMGQSSNDTFPTAMHVAIGMMARDTLLPGLRKLHAALEAKSEEFADIIKIGRTHTQDATPLTLGQEFGGYAHQVAKGIERVEMCLPDIYELAQGGTAVGTGLNTRKGFAEKVAVQIAEITGLPFVTAPNKFEALAAHDAMVMFSGALKTVAASLFKIANDMRLLGSGPRSGLGELILPENEPGSSIMPGKVNPTQAEALTMVCVQVMGNDAAVGMAGSQGHFELNVYNPMMSYNVLQSMQLLGDAAGSFTDNMVEGTQANVERIDKLMKESLMLVTALAPTIGYDNATKVAKTAHRNGTTLREEAINLGLVDAETFDRVVRPEDMIGPK is encoded by the coding sequence ATGACCGACACCCGCACCGAGACCGACAGCTTCGGCCCGCTCGAGGTCCCCGCCGACAAGTACTGGGGCGCGCAGACGCAGCGCTCGATCCGGAATTTCCCCATTGGATGGGAACGGCAGCCTACCGCCATCGTGCGCGCTTTGGGCGTCATCAAAAAGGCGGCGGCGGCCGTGAATGTCGATTTCGGCGATCTCGACGGCGAACGCGGCGCCGCGATCCGCCAGGCCGCGCAGGAGGTGGTCGACGGCAAGTTCGACGACAACTTTCCGCTGGTCGTCTGGCAGACCGGGTCCGGCACACAGTCCAACATGAACGCCAATGAGGTCATCGCGAACCGCGCGATCGAGATCATGGGCGGCGAGATCGGATCGAAGGATCCGGTCCACCCGAACGACCATTGCAACATGGGTCAGTCGTCCAACGACACGTTCCCGACCGCGATGCATGTCGCCATCGGCATGATGGCCCGCGACACTTTGCTGCCCGGCCTGCGCAAGCTGCATGCGGCACTGGAGGCGAAGTCCGAGGAATTCGCCGACATCATCAAGATCGGCCGAACCCACACGCAGGACGCCACGCCGTTGACGCTCGGCCAGGAATTCGGCGGCTACGCCCATCAGGTCGCCAAGGGGATCGAGCGGGTGGAGATGTGCCTGCCCGACATCTACGAGCTGGCGCAGGGTGGTACCGCCGTGGGCACCGGCCTGAACACACGCAAGGGCTTCGCCGAGAAAGTGGCCGTGCAAATCGCCGAGATCACCGGCCTGCCCTTCGTCACCGCCCCCAACAAGTTCGAGGCGCTGGCCGCGCATGACGCGATGGTCATGTTCTCGGGCGCCCTCAAGACCGTGGCCGCCAGCCTGTTCAAGATCGCCAACGACATGCGCCTTCTGGGGTCCGGCCCCCGCTCGGGTCTCGGGGAGCTGATCCTGCCGGAGAACGAGCCGGGATCGTCGATCATGCCCGGCAAGGTCAACCCGACCCAGGCCGAGGCGTTAACCATGGTCTGCGTTCAGGTCATGGGCAACGACGCCGCCGTTGGCATGGCCGGCAGCCAGGGCCATTTCGAGCTGAACGTCTACAACCCGATGATGAGCTACAATGTCCTGCAATCGATGCAGCTCCTCGGCGATGCCGCCGGCAGCTTCACCGACAACATGGTCGAAGGCACCCAGGCCAATGTCGAACGCATCGACAAGCTGATGAAGGAGAGCCTGATGCTGGTCACCGCGCTGGCCCCCACGATCGGCTACGACAACGCGACCAAGGTCGCCAAGACCGCACATCGCAACGGCACGACGTTGCGCGAGGAGGCGATCAACCTCGGCCTCGTGGACGCCGAAACGTTCGACCGCGTCGTCCGCCCCGAAGACATGATCGGGCCGAAGTGA
- a CDS encoding DinB family protein yields MTGVVITPDFVRMMARYSAWQNAWHIEAIEGLDEAALTADRGAFFGSILGTANHLLWGDEIWLSRFAGTPPPEGGIPHSAALERDAAAWAARRRATDAGITNWAETLESCDGALTWHSGVVNADVSRPLDRLIVHFFNHQTHHRGQVHAMLTAAGVKTPLTDLAFMPDPQ; encoded by the coding sequence ATGACCGGCGTCGTGATCACGCCCGACTTCGTGCGGATGATGGCACGCTATTCAGCGTGGCAGAACGCCTGGCATATCGAGGCGATCGAAGGCTTGGACGAAGCCGCGCTGACGGCGGACCGGGGCGCGTTCTTCGGCTCGATCCTGGGGACGGCGAACCACCTTCTGTGGGGCGACGAGATCTGGCTGTCGCGCTTCGCCGGCACTCCGCCGCCCGAGGGGGGCATCCCCCATTCCGCCGCGCTGGAGCGTGACGCGGCCGCCTGGGCCGCGCGTCGCCGCGCCACCGACGCCGGCATCACCAACTGGGCTGAGACCCTTGAAAGCTGCGACGGTGCCCTGACCTGGCATTCCGGTGTGGTAAACGCGGACGTGTCCCGGCCGCTGGACCGGCTGATCGTGCATTTCTTCAACCACCAGACGCATCACCGGGGACAGGTCCACGCGATGCTGACCGCCGCCGGCGTGAAGACCCCCTTGACGGACCTTGCCTTCATGCCCGACCCGCAATGA
- the aroB gene encoding 3-dehydroquinate synthase, with the protein MIRTVHVPLGDRAYDVLIGRDLLGQAGDRIAPLLRRPRVFVVTERRVAGLHLDRLREGLGPIDASALLLEPGEATKGWAGLTQTVEWLLDQRCERGDVVVALGGGVIGDLAGFAAAILRRGVRFVQVPTSLLAQVDSSVGGKTGINTRQGKNLVGAFHQPVLVLADVDVLDTLSPRDFRAGYGEVVKYGLLGDLEFFAWLEGHADRLAFDPDLRAEAVRHSVQMKADIVARDETEQGDRALLNLGHTFCHALEAATGYSDRLLHGEGVAIGCALAFDLSARLDLCAQEAPSRVRAHLQSMDMMRDLRDISGDLPGAETLLTLMGQDKKVIDGRLRFVLARGLGEAFVTDKVPADAVLETLRASA; encoded by the coding sequence ATGATCCGAACCGTGCACGTCCCCTTGGGCGATCGGGCGTATGACGTGCTGATCGGTCGCGATCTGCTGGGTCAGGCCGGCGACCGGATTGCCCCGCTGTTGCGGCGACCGCGCGTCTTCGTCGTGACGGAAAGGCGCGTCGCGGGGCTGCACCTCGATCGACTGCGCGAGGGATTGGGACCGATCGACGCCTCGGCCCTGCTGTTGGAGCCCGGGGAGGCGACGAAGGGTTGGGCCGGTCTCACGCAGACCGTCGAATGGCTGCTGGATCAGCGCTGCGAGCGGGGCGATGTCGTGGTCGCGCTGGGTGGCGGCGTGATTGGCGATCTGGCCGGTTTCGCGGCAGCCATCCTGCGGCGCGGCGTGCGCTTCGTCCAAGTGCCCACATCCTTGCTGGCACAGGTGGATTCGTCGGTTGGGGGAAAGACCGGCATCAACACGCGGCAGGGCAAGAACCTAGTGGGCGCGTTCCATCAACCGGTGCTGGTGCTGGCTGATGTCGACGTGCTGGACACGCTGTCGCCGCGCGACTTTCGTGCCGGGTATGGCGAGGTGGTGAAATACGGCCTGCTGGGCGATCTCGAGTTCTTCGCCTGGCTGGAGGGCCACGCGGATCGCCTGGCATTCGACCCCGACCTGCGTGCCGAAGCCGTGCGTCATTCGGTGCAGATGAAGGCCGATATCGTCGCACGGGACGAAACCGAGCAGGGCGATCGCGCGCTTCTGAACCTGGGCCACACCTTTTGTCATGCGCTGGAGGCCGCGACGGGCTACTCCGACCGCCTGCTGCACGGCGAGGGCGTGGCGATCGGGTGCGCCTTGGCCTTCGATCTTTCGGCACGGCTGGACCTGTGCGCGCAGGAAGCGCCAAGCCGTGTGCGCGCGCACCTCCAGTCGATGGACATGATGCGCGACCTTCGCGACATCTCGGGCGATTTGCCCGGGGCGGAAACGCTGCTGACCCTGATGGGGCAGGACAAGAAGGTCATCGACGGCCGGCTGCGATTCGTGTTGGCCCGCGGATTGGGCGAGGCCTTCGTGACCGACAAGGTGCCTGCGGACGCTGTTCTGGAAACGCTGCGCGCGTCGGCCTGA
- a CDS encoding shikimate kinase, translating to MRTMGDKMPDGTQLRLARPVVMVGMMGSGKTAVGSALADMLDVPFRDTDAAMVDAARMSIPEIFERDGEAFFRARETEVLRRLLSEGPGILSTGGGAFLRPENRAAISEAGVSVWLKADAELLWNRVRHKTTRPLLMTDDPKGTLLRLLDVRTPHYEKADLVAEADAAASIGQMAGRVITLLAGAEVLR from the coding sequence ATGCGAACGATGGGCGACAAGATGCCGGACGGGACGCAGCTGCGGCTGGCGCGACCTGTGGTGATGGTGGGAATGATGGGGTCGGGCAAGACGGCGGTCGGCTCGGCCCTGGCGGACATGCTGGACGTGCCGTTTCGCGACACCGATGCTGCCATGGTCGACGCCGCGCGCATGAGCATTCCCGAAATCTTCGAGCGGGACGGCGAGGCGTTCTTTCGCGCCCGCGAGACCGAGGTGCTGCGCCGGCTTCTGTCGGAAGGGCCGGGGATACTGTCGACCGGGGGCGGGGCGTTCCTGCGGCCCGAGAACCGTGCGGCTATTTCCGAGGCGGGCGTGTCGGTCTGGCTGAAGGCGGATGCGGAGCTTCTGTGGAACCGGGTGCGGCACAAGACGACGCGCCCGCTCTTGATGACCGACGATCCGAAGGGAACGCTGCTGCGGTTGCTGGATGTACGGACGCCGCATTACGAAAAGGCCGATCTCGTGGCGGAGGCCGACGCGGCCGCCTCCATCGGCCAGATGGCCGGGCGCGTGATCACGCTGCTGGCCGGCGCGGAGGTGCTGCGATGA
- a CDS encoding DUF4345 family protein has translation MDFVLILNVLLALATIGFGAAGWLAPDWTMKKVGLADTGSTMGKSEVRAASGALFVVAGLAAILLGGPVAYAMLGFVWLGGALGRATSLALDGTTTRKWGFFATEIVTGAVLVLINLY, from the coding sequence ATGGATTTCGTCCTCATCCTCAACGTCCTGCTTGCCCTTGCCACCATCGGCTTCGGCGCCGCCGGATGGCTCGCCCCCGACTGGACGATGAAGAAGGTCGGCCTGGCCGATACCGGCAGCACCATGGGCAAGTCCGAGGTGCGCGCCGCGTCGGGGGCGCTGTTCGTCGTGGCGGGTCTGGCGGCGATCCTGCTGGGTGGGCCGGTGGCCTATGCGATGCTGGGTTTCGTCTGGCTGGGCGGCGCACTGGGACGGGCGACGTCGCTGGCGCTGGACGGGACGACCACACGCAAATGGGGCTTCTTCGCAACCGAGATCGTGACCGGGGCGGTTTTGGTGCTCATCAACCTCTACTGA
- a CDS encoding N-(5'-phosphoribosyl)anthranilate isomerase gives MDSGFLLIWRGQNWLQQIFSSQAARKGGIVRRAKDDIDRMIGPQAFLAEMRRRGYSVATGKQGRTIIFPLA, from the coding sequence ATGGACAGCGGATTTCTCCTGATATGGCGTGGCCAGAACTGGCTGCAGCAGATCTTTTCGTCGCAGGCGGCGCGCAAGGGCGGCATCGTTCGCCGCGCCAAGGATGACATCGACCGAATGATCGGCCCGCAAGCGTTCCTGGCCGAGATGCGCCGCCGGGGATATTCGGTGGCTACAGGGAAGCAAGGTCGCACTATCATATTCCCATTAGCCTGA
- a CDS encoding DUF1326 domain-containing protein — MSPAPKGGMTPWAIQGELILNCNCTVFCPCVVSLGKHAPTEGYCQAWSGIRIDAGHYGDEDLSGLNVGLLLEIPGLMARGNWKAAAFIDDRASQAAYLGLIEIFSGRAKGTTGLFKLLVSEFLGAERATITYETEGKARRLMVGKKIQGEVVPVRGKDPERDIVATNTEYWMGSDITVATATKGRVRAFGRVWDFDGRSAEICQIDWSGPEVPR; from the coding sequence ATGTCGCCCGCGCCGAAAGGGGGCATGACGCCTTGGGCGATCCAGGGCGAACTGATCCTGAACTGCAACTGCACCGTGTTCTGCCCCTGTGTCGTCAGCCTGGGCAAGCACGCGCCCACCGAAGGGTACTGCCAGGCCTGGTCGGGCATCCGCATTGACGCAGGACACTACGGCGACGAGGATCTGTCCGGTCTCAACGTGGGCCTGCTGCTGGAAATCCCGGGCCTCATGGCGCGGGGCAACTGGAAGGCCGCGGCGTTCATCGACGACCGCGCCAGCCAGGCCGCCTATCTGGGCCTGATCGAGATATTCTCGGGCCGGGCGAAGGGGACGACGGGCTTGTTCAAGCTGCTGGTCAGCGAGTTCCTGGGCGCCGAACGCGCCACCATCACCTACGAGACCGAGGGCAAGGCCCGTCGCCTGATGGTCGGCAAGAAGATCCAGGGCGAGGTCGTGCCGGTCCGGGGCAAGGACCCCGAGCGGGACATCGTCGCAACCAACACCGAATACTGGATGGGCAGCGACATCACCGTGGCGACCGCCACCAAGGGCCGCGTCCGCGCCTTTGGCCGCGTCTGGGATTTCGACGGCCGAAGCGCGGAGATCTGCCAGATCGACTGGTCCGGGCCGGAGGTGCCGCGATGA
- a CDS encoding DUF4169 family protein: MKKVVSLSRARKDRAKASKRARADANAHRFGRSKAEKARDENETAKARRDLDGHARE; this comes from the coding sequence GTGAAGAAGGTCGTCAGCCTGTCGCGCGCCCGGAAGGACCGGGCGAAGGCTTCGAAGCGCGCGCGGGCGGACGCGAATGCCCATCGCTTCGGGCGCAGCAAGGCCGAGAAGGCGCGGGACGAAAATGAAACGGCAAAGGCGCGTCGCGACCTCGACGGACACGCGCGCGAATGA
- a CDS encoding DUF2182 domain-containing protein — MRHFDRMTAPHWLTLYALLLAAWAGVWAMTAPPLAWGTLWRDICLSAPVAMGFPGLFGMWLLMAAAMMLPTALPALATYDHLADAQGVSGGGRLVAGYAIVWIGFAAAAAGAQTAIGGQAESTWIAALLLALAGAYQFSTFKDACLSRCRRPLVFFLEHWARGPLGMGLRLGAVCLGCCWALMALGLIGGAMSLGFMALATVLMTVEKLSRGVVIPRAIGLACLSGAGFLIGGYL, encoded by the coding sequence ATGAGGCATTTCGACCGCATGACGGCCCCGCACTGGCTGACGCTGTACGCACTGCTGCTGGCCGCCTGGGCCGGGGTCTGGGCAATGACGGCGCCGCCCTTGGCGTGGGGCACGCTCTGGCGGGACATCTGCCTGTCGGCACCGGTCGCGATGGGGTTTCCGGGCCTCTTCGGAATGTGGCTGCTGATGGCGGCGGCGATGATGCTGCCCACGGCGCTGCCGGCGTTGGCGACCTACGATCATCTAGCGGACGCGCAGGGCGTGTCGGGCGGTGGCCGCCTGGTCGCCGGATATGCGATCGTCTGGATCGGGTTCGCCGCCGCCGCCGCAGGCGCACAGACCGCGATCGGCGGCCAGGCCGAGTCGACCTGGATCGCGGCGCTGCTGCTGGCGCTGGCAGGGGCCTACCAGTTCTCGACCTTCAAGGATGCGTGCCTGTCGCGGTGCCGCCGCCCGCTGGTATTCTTTCTGGAGCATTGGGCCCGCGGGCCGCTGGGGATGGGCCTTCGCCTCGGGGCGGTGTGCCTGGGATGCTGCTGGGCGCTGATGGCGCTTGGCCTGATCGGCGGGGCCATGTCGCTCGGCTTCATGGCGCTGGCCACCGTCCTGATGACCGTCGAAAAGCTGTCGCGCGGGGTGGTGATCCCGCGCGCCATCGGCCTTGCCTGCCTGTCCGGTGCGGGCTTCCTGATCGGAGGATACCTATGA
- a CDS encoding ribbon-helix-helix domain-containing protein: MTDARPRKRSLTLHGHRTSVSLEDAFWVAFVQMARARGLSVNALAARIDRDRGVSAGLASAIRVAVLKDLQALTED, from the coding sequence ATGACCGACGCGCGCCCTCGGAAGCGGTCCCTCACCCTGCACGGGCACCGCACGAGCGTCTCGCTGGAGGACGCGTTCTGGGTTGCCTTCGTGCAGATGGCGCGAGCCAGAGGCCTGTCGGTCAATGCGCTGGCCGCGAGGATCGACCGCGACCGGGGCGTCAGCGCCGGTCTCGCCTCGGCCATCCGTGTCGCCGTGCTGAAGGATCTTCAGGCGCTTACGGAAGATTAA
- a CDS encoding ClpXP protease specificity-enhancing factor SspB yields MSETSASIDYGTLMHDAMRGLIARVLRRVAREGLPGDHHFFISFDTNHPGVQIADWLHERYPEDMTIVLQHWFDGLDVRDDGFTVTLNFGDQPEPLTVPWAAMKTFVDPSVEFGFRFERRLDDEGPDDDPDGEEAPFAELEEEPVEAPRKDAEVVSLDRFRK; encoded by the coding sequence ATGTCCGAGACGTCCGCGAGCATCGATTACGGCACGCTGATGCACGACGCCATGCGCGGTCTGATCGCGCGCGTCCTGCGTCGTGTCGCCCGCGAGGGACTGCCGGGCGATCACCACTTCTTCATCTCGTTCGACACCAATCACCCGGGCGTGCAGATCGCCGACTGGCTGCACGAACGCTACCCCGAGGACATGACCATCGTGCTGCAGCACTGGTTCGATGGGCTGGACGTCCGCGACGACGGGTTCACGGTGACGCTGAACTTCGGCGACCAGCCCGAGCCTTTGACCGTTCCCTGGGCGGCGATGAAGACCTTCGTCGACCCGTCGGTCGAATTTGGCTTCCGGTTCGAGCGGCGGCTGGACGACGAGGGACCGGACGACGACCCCGACGGCGAGGAGGCCCCCTTCGCCGAGCTGGAGGAGGAACCGGTGGAGGCACCCCGCAAGGATGCCGAGGTCGTCAGCCTGGACCGCTTCCGCAAGTAG
- a CDS encoding ABC transporter substrate-binding protein, with protein MTLRTLLMSGAATLIALPAAAQLTVFDYAGFENPAFHTAYTETHGEGPDFAFFGDEEEAFQKLSSGFRADVTHICAGSVPKFVESGLLEPWDLSRIDAWDDLSRDLTGQDVASGDDVYFVPVDYGSTAIAYDTENVPEEDVATLDVFTNPKYQGRMTLPDNVDDAYALAYLATGTTDWSNATDAQFEAASDWLRQVHPNLRTYWTDPAELSQLLASGEVLIAWAWNETLPTMVQEGFPIGFQREAAEGSSLWLCGYVNMKEADGEEDRAYDYLNAMLDPSSTEALLDAGYGQSNQAAMEGQGEEALTASGLGPIDAPVLAQLPMDGALRQRQAETFERIKAGF; from the coding sequence ATGACCCTTAGGACCCTGCTGATGTCGGGCGCCGCGACGCTGATCGCGCTGCCCGCCGCCGCCCAGCTGACCGTTTTCGATTATGCCGGATTCGAGAACCCCGCCTTCCACACGGCCTATACCGAGACGCACGGCGAGGGGCCCGACTTCGCGTTCTTCGGCGACGAGGAGGAGGCGTTCCAGAAGCTCTCCTCGGGCTTTCGGGCGGACGTCACCCATATCTGCGCCGGGTCCGTGCCGAAATTCGTCGAGTCCGGCCTGCTGGAGCCCTGGGACCTGTCGCGCATCGACGCCTGGGACGACCTGAGCCGCGACCTGACCGGCCAGGACGTGGCCAGCGGCGACGACGTCTATTTCGTGCCCGTCGACTATGGCTCCACCGCCATCGCCTACGACACCGAGAACGTGCCGGAGGAGGATGTGGCCACGCTCGACGTGTTTACCAACCCCAAATACCAGGGCCGCATGACGCTGCCCGACAATGTCGATGACGCCTATGCGCTGGCATATCTGGCGACCGGCACGACCGACTGGTCGAACGCCACCGACGCGCAGTTCGAGGCGGCGAGCGACTGGCTGCGGCAGGTGCATCCGAACCTGCGGACCTACTGGACCGACCCGGCGGAGCTTTCGCAGCTTCTGGCCTCGGGCGAGGTGCTGATCGCCTGGGCCTGGAACGAGACCTTGCCCACCATGGTCCAGGAGGGCTTTCCCATCGGGTTCCAGCGCGAAGCGGCCGAGGGGTCGTCGCTGTGGCTGTGCGGATACGTTAACATGAAGGAGGCCGACGGCGAGGAGGACCGCGCCTACGACTACCTGAACGCGATGCTCGACCCGTCCTCGACCGAGGCGCTGCTGGATGCGGGCTACGGCCAATCGAACCAGGCCGCGATGGAAGGCCAGGGCGAGGAGGCGCTGACCGCCTCGGGCCTGGGACCGATCGACGCGCCGGTGCTGGCCCAGCTTCCGATGGACGGCGCGCTGCGGCAGAGGCAGGCCGAGACGTTCGAGCGGATCAAGGCCGGCTTCTAG